The following proteins come from a genomic window of Penaeus monodon isolate SGIC_2016 chromosome 22, NSTDA_Pmon_1, whole genome shotgun sequence:
- the LOC119587485 gene encoding LOW QUALITY PROTEIN: uncharacterized protein LOC119587485 (The sequence of the model RefSeq protein was modified relative to this genomic sequence to represent the inferred CDS: deleted 1 base in 1 codon): MGEVRDIFNDSVTSPAADDLFHSESRVPVIFKYSRRKRRLAEVSNSSPTFERLDLLASERASFRSSRQPFQGVASLGSDDDRYISLTGVSRAMFRWLECLLQSHFIGDNPLSGPDQLLLTLMKLRLGLPHVVAGCLFGVSKDYVAGSFPKVVALLDQVATPLLRWQRKRTVLRSMPEAFKEHLPACRLLLDCFEVTIDLPDERKDEARHFRSSRLGSFASKYLVGVVPHGQIVLLFGGCGASVDNYELVKESGLHHLLQEGDVVLTDILSSSHKESECPPVINGIKGALTAFPSRKPHLKRREASRTCERPWRRSGVASAPSESWITSAWTSFRYRVRL, translated from the exons ATGGGTGAAGTTCGAGATATTTTCAATGATTCAGTTACGTCTCCGGCGGCTGACGATCTCTTCCACTCCGAGTCTCGTGTTCCTGTCATCTTCAAGTACAGCAGAAGGAAAAGACGATTGGCTGAAGTGTCGAATTCATCTCCCACATTCGAGCGGCTGGATCTCTTGGCGTCCGAGCGAGCCTCCTTCCGCTCGTCGCGACAGCCGTTCCAAGGAGTCGCGTCTCTTGGATCGGACGATGACAGGTACATCAGTCTTACGGGTGTGTCTCGTGCCATGTTCCGCTGGCTCGAGTGCCTCCTGCAGTCACACTTCATCGGGGACAATCCTCTCTCGGGTCCGGACCAGCTGCTCCTCACGCTCATGAAACTCCGGCTGGGATTGCCTCACGTGGTCGCCGGCTGCCTCTTTGGCGTGTCCAAGGACTACGTGGCTGGCTCGTTCCCCAAGGTCGTCGCTCTTCTCGACCAGGTGGCGACGCCTCTCCTCCGCTGGCAGAGGAAGAGGACCGTGCTGAGAAGCATGCCGGAGGCCTTCAAGGAGCATTTGCCTGCGTGTCGACTCCTGCTTGACTGCTTCGAGGTGACGATCGACCTACCTGACGAGAGGAAGGACGAGGCCAGACACTTCCGCTCCTCGAGGCTTGGGTCCTTCGCTTCCAAATACCTGGTTGGAGTGGTGCCTCACGGCCAGATCGTCCTGCTCTTCGGAGGCTGTGGCGCCAGTGTGGATAACTACGAGTTAGTGAAGGAATCCGGACTCCACCACCTGTTGCAGGAAGGGGACGTCGTCCTGACGGATATTCTCTCCTCCAGCCACAAGGAGAGCGAATGTCCTCCCGTCATTAATGGCATTAAAGGCGCCCTGACAGCTTTCCCGTCGAGGAAGCCTCatctgaag aggagggaggcgtcGAGGACTTGCGAGCGCCCTTGGAGAAGGTCAGGGGTCGCCTCCGCTCCTTCAGAATCCTGGATCACTTCAGCTTGGACGTCCTTCCGCTATCGAGTCAGATTATGA